The Fibrobacter sp. UWB2 genomic interval CATTCGGGAAAGATAAAAACGCCATTACTTTTTGCTCTTTACAGTGTTAAACAAATCTTCAATAGTTGCAGAGTTTTCAATATCAGCGCCCTTGAGCGTAATATCGTATTCTTCATCGACCATTGCAATGATGTTGAGAGCCATTAAAGAAGACCATTCGTCCAAGTCATGGAACTTGGTATCAGCCTTAAATTCGGCAGCATCAGTTTCTTCGAACTGCTCGGCAAAATGTTCAATGAATTCGTTGATATCCATGTTTATCTCCTATGTTTAGGGGTTTATTGTTAAATTTTTTCACGCTTGGCAGGGACGCCAATGTAAAGGCTATTTTCCTTTGGTTTTGTCATTAAAACACTGCCAGCAGCAAGTCTTACGCCATTCTTTATTTTCAACAATTGAAGTACAATGGAGTTGACTCCGAAAAAGTTGCAATCTCCCATTGTTACTTCACCAGATATACGAACAGCGGGCATAAAGGAATTGTAATCACCAATTTTAACATCGTGTCCAAGAACGACAGATCCGTTAAAAACATTGAAATTACCAATGGTCACATCACAAGAAAAAGCACAACCACCCTGAATTATGTTTCCCTTGCCTATAGTAAACGACTCCTTATCGGAGTAATAGGTATTAGGGTAAATCAGGTTCGGGAATTCAACATTCGCATTAGTAATCTTTTCGACTACTTTTTTGACTGTATTAGGGTTCCCAATGGCCACAATCACATTGATTTTACCTTGCCAAGCGTTCAATTCTTGCATGCCACCAAGGATAGGGCCAAAATGTGAGACCATCTTGCCTTTTTCCACGCCATCGTCAAAAAAACCGAGCAGATTCCATGTTGGTTCTTTTTCGTTAATCTTGTTGATGGAACATGCTACTTCGCGACCAAAGCCGCCTGCACCGTAAATTGCAATATTCTTAAGTTCAGCCATTTGCAACCTTCTGTTCTGGTTCCGGAGTTCCCATAAATGCGGTCATGGTAGCTTCACCATTGGCTCCGCTGATTCCTTCACGTTTTACAGCCTTTTTGAGCGTGGTGAGGATAATCTTTACATCGCCGAAGAAGGTCACGTTGTTCACGTATT includes:
- a CDS encoding acyl carrier protein, whose product is MDINEFIEHFAEQFEETDAAEFKADTKFHDLDEWSSLMALNIIAMVDEEYDITLKGADIENSATIEDLFNTVKSKK
- a CDS encoding acetyltransferase produces the protein MAELKNIAIYGAGGFGREVACSINKINEKEPTWNLLGFFDDGVEKGKMVSHFGPILGGMQELNAWQGKINVIVAIGNPNTVKKVVEKITNANVEFPNLIYPNTYYSDKESFTIGKGNIIQGGCAFSCDVTIGNFNVFNGSVVLGHDVKIGDYNSFMPAVRISGEVTMGDCNFFGVNSIVLQLLKIKNGVRLAAGSVLMTKPKENSLYIGVPAKREKI